Proteins encoded together in one Marinithermus hydrothermalis DSM 14884 window:
- the hemL gene encoding glutamate-1-semialdehyde 2,1-aminomutase, with the protein MRTEKSEALFQEAQAYIPGGVSSPVRAFKAVGGTPRYFVRGQGSRVWDADGNAYIDYVGSWGPLILGHAHPAVVERVTQVAQEGLTYGAPHPLEIELAKLVRAAYPMAELVRFVNSGTEATMSALRLARGYTGRPYIVKFRGNYHGHADGLLVEAGSGALTLGRPSSAGVPEEYARLTLVAEYNDPEGLAALFQRYGEEIAAVIFEPVVGNSGVLEPTPEFLEALRDLTQTHGALLIADEVMTGFRLAFGGATERYGLEPDLITLGKILGGGLPAAAYAGRREIMAQVAPLGPVYQAGTLSGNPLAMAAGVATLEILRTHPEYYQQLEALGAELERGLNEVLHATGTPGTVNRVGSMITVFFCEGPVRRYQDAVRTDVEVFKRFFHGLLKRGVYWPPSAFEAAFLSVAHTPEDLEKTLEAARAALA; encoded by the coding sequence ATGCGAACGGAAAAGAGCGAAGCGCTGTTCCAAGAAGCCCAAGCCTACATCCCCGGGGGGGTCTCGAGCCCCGTGCGCGCTTTTAAAGCCGTGGGCGGCACGCCCCGCTACTTCGTGCGCGGCCAAGGAAGCCGGGTCTGGGACGCGGACGGCAACGCGTACATCGATTACGTGGGGAGCTGGGGTCCCCTCATCCTAGGACACGCGCACCCCGCGGTCGTCGAACGGGTGACCCAAGTCGCCCAGGAAGGCCTCACCTACGGCGCCCCGCACCCCCTCGAGATCGAACTTGCCAAGCTCGTGCGGGCCGCCTACCCGATGGCCGAGCTGGTACGGTTCGTGAACTCCGGGACCGAAGCCACCATGAGCGCCTTGCGCCTGGCCCGCGGGTACACCGGGCGGCCCTACATCGTGAAGTTCCGCGGAAACTACCACGGGCACGCGGACGGCCTCCTCGTCGAGGCCGGCTCGGGCGCCCTCACCCTCGGCCGCCCCTCGAGCGCGGGCGTCCCGGAGGAGTACGCGCGCCTCACCCTCGTCGCCGAATACAACGACCCCGAAGGGCTCGCTGCCCTCTTCCAACGGTACGGGGAGGAGATCGCGGCGGTGATCTTCGAGCCGGTGGTGGGGAACTCCGGGGTGCTCGAGCCCACGCCGGAGTTCCTCGAGGCGCTGCGCGACCTGACGCAGACGCACGGGGCCCTCCTCATCGCGGACGAGGTCATGACCGGGTTCCGCCTCGCCTTTGGCGGCGCGACCGAACGCTACGGGCTCGAGCCGGACCTCATCACGCTCGGGAAGATCCTCGGCGGGGGGCTGCCCGCCGCGGCGTACGCGGGCCGGCGCGAGATCATGGCGCAGGTCGCGCCCCTGGGTCCCGTGTACCAGGCCGGCACGCTCTCGGGGAACCCCCTGGCGATGGCCGCGGGCGTGGCGACCCTCGAGATCCTCCGGACGCACCCCGAGTACTACCAGCAGCTCGAGGCCCTGGGGGCCGAGCTCGAGCGGGGGCTGAACGAGGTCCTGCACGCGACCGGCACGCCGGGTACCGTGAACCGCGTGGGCTCCATGATCACGGTCTTCTTCTGCGAGGGGCCGGTGCGCCGCTACCAGGACGCCGTGCGCACCGACGTGGAGGTCTTCAAGCGGTTCTTCCACGGGCTCCTAAAGCGCGGGGTGTACTGGCCGCCCTCGGCGTTCGAAGCCGCATTCCTCTCGGTGGCGCACACCCCAGAGGACCTGGAGAAGACGCTCGAGGCCGCACGAGCGGCGCTTGCGTAA
- the mnmE gene encoding tRNA uridine-5-carboxymethylaminomethyl(34) synthesis GTPase MnmE yields the protein MSLPSLNDTIAAIATPPGKGAIGVVRLSGPQALEVAARLWRGADPRTLPGGRFSYGRVVDPETGEVLDEGLLLVFRAPRSYTGQDAVEFQVHGSPAVLRRVLEACLQAGARPANPGEYTLRAYLNGRMDLAQAEAVLALIEAESDAARRQALRGLSRALSTKIEALAQRLLDLLAHIQALLDYPEEGVEPHEAERVIAQVLAEIERLLATTAAGRVAAHGARITLVGAPNAGKSSLLNALLGYDRAIVTDIPGTTRDYLEAPLEIGGVPVIAVDTAGVRETEDAVERAGVERALELAREADLILFLADRTQPKPTPPELPWERTLKVATKADLPALWEDPEYLSVSSKTGAGLEALRRAIRTRLLGGLSEGEVWIANERHAEALREARAHLLEARHAPEDLMGLSLQAAVEALNRILGKDVPEEVVDRVFRNFCVGK from the coding sequence ATGAGCCTACCCTCCCTAAACGACACGATCGCCGCGATCGCCACCCCGCCTGGGAAAGGCGCGATCGGGGTGGTGCGCCTCTCCGGTCCCCAGGCCCTCGAGGTCGCAGCACGCCTCTGGCGGGGTGCGGACCCCCGCACCCTGCCGGGCGGGCGGTTCAGCTACGGTCGCGTCGTGGACCCCGAGACGGGCGAGGTGCTGGACGAGGGGCTGTTGCTCGTGTTCCGCGCCCCCCGTTCCTACACCGGCCAGGACGCCGTGGAGTTCCAGGTACACGGCTCCCCCGCAGTGCTCCGGCGGGTGCTGGAAGCTTGCCTCCAAGCCGGCGCGCGGCCGGCAAACCCCGGGGAGTACACGCTTAGGGCCTACCTCAACGGCCGGATGGACCTCGCCCAAGCCGAGGCCGTCCTGGCCCTGATCGAGGCCGAGTCCGACGCGGCCCGACGCCAAGCCCTTCGCGGCCTCTCCCGCGCCCTCTCGACCAAGATCGAGGCCCTCGCGCAGCGGCTCCTCGACCTCCTCGCGCACATCCAAGCCCTGCTCGACTACCCGGAGGAAGGCGTGGAGCCCCACGAGGCCGAACGGGTCATCGCCCAGGTCCTCGCCGAGATCGAACGGCTCCTCGCCACCACCGCTGCGGGTCGCGTGGCCGCTCACGGCGCACGCATCACGCTCGTCGGCGCGCCCAACGCGGGCAAGTCCAGCCTGCTCAACGCCCTCCTCGGGTACGACCGCGCGATCGTCACCGACATCCCCGGCACGACCCGCGACTACCTCGAGGCCCCCCTGGAGATCGGTGGGGTGCCGGTCATCGCGGTGGACACCGCAGGGGTGCGCGAAACCGAGGACGCCGTGGAGCGCGCCGGGGTCGAGCGGGCCCTCGAGCTCGCGCGGGAAGCCGACCTCATTTTGTTCCTCGCGGACCGCACCCAGCCCAAGCCCACCCCGCCCGAACTACCGTGGGAGCGCACCCTCAAGGTCGCGACCAAGGCCGACCTGCCCGCCCTTTGGGAGGACCCCGAGTACCTGTCGGTCTCGAGCAAGACCGGGGCAGGGCTCGAGGCCCTCCGCCGAGCGATCCGCACGCGGCTTTTAGGCGGGCTTTCGGAAGGCGAGGTGTGGATCGCGAACGAGCGGCACGCTGAGGCGCTGCGCGAAGCGCGGGCGCACCTTCTGGAGGCCCGACACGCACCGGAGGACCTGATGGGCCTCTCCCTCCAGGCCGCGGTGGAGGCCCTGAACCGCATCCTGGGGAAGGACGTGCCCGAGGAGGTGGTCGACCGGGTGTTCCGCAACTTCTGCGTGGGGAAGTAG
- a CDS encoding cation:proton antiporter family protein → MDVLWIGIAYGMGLLAASVGLPPLVGFLGGGFALGALGFTGGAFLHEVAHTGVLLLLFSVGLKVRLKNLSQPEVWGTGLAHLLVFSALGTLVLGLSGLYWRPALFLGLALAFSSTVMAGKLLEEKRELRAFHGRVVIGILILQDLAAVALLAFAGAGAPSVWALALLGLPVLRPLFIRLLERSGHAELLVLYGIGLALTGARLFETVGLSGELGAIVLGMILADHPRAQELSQSLWSLKEAFLVGFFLEIGLESHLTLETLLTSLGLVLLVPLKAALFFLLLVALNLRARTAFLAALALGSYSEFALITAQLGVASGLLEATWLPLLALTVALSFVITAPVNRAAHGLYERFKTPLLKLERPNRHPDEEPVSLGSARFLVVGMGRTGTAAYQFLREQGEPVAGIDADPGKIQQHRAEGRRVLYGDAEDPALWEGLRLEGLQGVLLTLPDLEARIRAAEHLRRRGFSGLIGATSYYPEEDERLRAVGVTLIFHPFTEAGARLAELGLQALEESPQVA, encoded by the coding sequence ATGGACGTACTGTGGATCGGGATTGCGTACGGGATGGGCCTCTTAGCGGCAAGCGTCGGGCTACCGCCGCTGGTGGGTTTTCTGGGGGGCGGGTTTGCCTTGGGCGCCCTGGGGTTCACCGGGGGGGCGTTCCTGCACGAGGTGGCCCACACCGGTGTGCTCCTCCTCCTGTTCTCCGTGGGCCTCAAGGTCCGGCTTAAGAACCTGTCCCAACCAGAGGTATGGGGCACCGGCCTTGCGCATCTCCTCGTCTTCAGCGCCCTCGGCACCCTGGTCCTGGGCCTGAGCGGGCTGTACTGGCGGCCGGCGCTCTTCCTCGGGCTGGCCCTGGCCTTCTCCAGTACGGTGATGGCCGGTAAACTCCTGGAGGAAAAACGCGAGCTCAGGGCGTTCCACGGCCGCGTCGTGATCGGCATCCTGATCCTTCAAGACCTGGCTGCCGTCGCTCTACTCGCCTTCGCCGGGGCCGGCGCGCCCTCGGTGTGGGCGCTAGCGTTGCTGGGTCTTCCCGTCCTGCGCCCCCTTTTCATCCGTCTGTTAGAACGCAGCGGGCACGCCGAGCTTCTGGTCCTGTACGGAATCGGTCTCGCCCTCACCGGCGCCCGCCTTTTCGAAACGGTTGGGCTCAGCGGCGAGCTCGGCGCGATCGTGCTGGGCATGATCCTCGCCGACCACCCCCGGGCCCAGGAGCTTTCCCAAAGCCTGTGGAGCCTCAAGGAAGCGTTTTTGGTCGGGTTCTTCCTCGAGATCGGCCTGGAAAGCCACCTCACCCTGGAAACCCTGCTCACCAGCCTGGGGCTGGTGCTTCTCGTGCCCCTTAAGGCCGCCCTGTTCTTCCTACTGTTGGTGGCCCTCAACCTGCGCGCCCGCACCGCCTTCCTCGCCGCGCTCGCGCTCGGTAGTTACAGCGAGTTCGCCTTGATCACCGCCCAGCTCGGGGTCGCCAGCGGGCTGCTGGAGGCCACGTGGCTTCCCCTCCTCGCGCTCACCGTAGCCCTGTCCTTCGTCATCACCGCTCCGGTAAACCGCGCCGCGCACGGGCTGTACGAGCGGTTCAAAACCCCGCTGCTCAAACTCGAGCGCCCCAACCGGCACCCGGACGAAGAACCCGTCTCGTTAGGTAGCGCCCGCTTCCTCGTGGTGGGCATGGGCCGCACGGGTACCGCAGCGTACCAGTTCCTCCGCGAGCAGGGCGAGCCCGTCGCGGGGATCGACGCGGACCCCGGAAAGATCCAGCAGCACCGGGCGGAAGGGCGCCGCGTCCTGTACGGCGACGCCGAGGACCCCGCCCTTTGGGAAGGGCTGCGCCTCGAGGGGCTCCAAGGCGTGCTGCTCACCTTGCCGGACCTCGAGGCCCGCATCCGCGCGGCGGAGCATCTCAGACGGCGCGGGTTTTCCGGCTTGATCGGAGCTACGAGTTACTACCCGGAGGAAGACGAGCGGCTGCGCGCGGTCGGGGTCACGCTGATCTTCCATCCCTTCACCGAGGCGGGCGCCCGCCTCGCGGAGCTAGGGCTCCAAGCCCTCGAGGAAAGCCCCCAGGTCGCGTGA